In Candidatus Dormiibacterota bacterium, the following proteins share a genomic window:
- a CDS encoding aldo/keto reductase produces the protein VDATVPIEETVGAMSELVAAGKVRFLGLSEAAPATIRRAHAVHPISALQTEYSLWTRDVEDEILPAVRELGIGFVAYSPLGRGFLSGAFKTPNDFPADDTRRNHPRFQGENFEQNLKLVDRVREIAARKNVTPSQLAIAWLLAQGDDIVPIPGTKKRSYLEENAAAATIELSASDLASIAEAAPKGGTAGQRYPDMSTVNR, from the coding sequence CGTCGACGCAACCGTGCCGATCGAAGAGACCGTCGGCGCGATGTCCGAGCTGGTCGCGGCCGGTAAGGTGCGCTTCTTGGGGCTCTCGGAAGCGGCGCCGGCGACGATTCGCCGCGCGCACGCGGTGCACCCGATCAGCGCCTTGCAGACCGAATACTCGCTGTGGACGCGCGACGTCGAAGACGAAATTCTGCCGGCCGTGCGCGAACTCGGTATCGGTTTCGTCGCCTATAGCCCGCTCGGCCGCGGATTTCTCAGCGGAGCGTTCAAAACACCGAACGATTTTCCGGCCGACGATACGCGCCGTAATCACCCGCGCTTCCAGGGCGAGAACTTCGAGCAGAATCTCAAACTCGTCGATCGGGTCCGCGAGATCGCGGCGCGCAAGAACGTGACGCCCTCGCAACTCGCGATCGCTTGGCTCTTGGCGCAAGGCGACGATATCGTGCCTATTCCGGGAACGAAGAAGCGTTCGTATTTGGAAGAGAACGCTGCGGCCGCAACGATCGAGCTGAGCGCGAGCGACCTTGCGAGCATCGCCGAAGCGGCCCCCAAGGGCGGCACCGCCGGCCAGCGCTATCCGGACATGAGCACGGTTAATCGTTAA